In Micropterus dolomieu isolate WLL.071019.BEF.003 ecotype Adirondacks linkage group LG01, ASM2129224v1, whole genome shotgun sequence, the sequence ttcattcattacacaaaacCTGGAATTACATCAAAAGAACGGTCaagcaaactttaaaaaaaaaagtttaagagAAAAATAAGCTTCTTTTTTGTCTAAATGAGTCACTAATTAAGGAAGCGCGTGtttagcaaataaaataatCCCACACAGCAGCTCCATGACATGATATGCCCTCTGGTGTTTCACAGAGTTTCTTCTTATCTTGGGTAATTCGGGTCTGTTTGTTCCCTTTTCACAGCTGTCGTCGGCCTGCTGtacccctgcctcgacagccaTTTGGGAGAGCCACACAAGTTCAAGAGGGAGTGGGCCAGCGTCATGAGGTGCATCGCAGTGTTCGTCGGTATCAACCACGCCAGTGTTGTATCCTTTCATAAAAGACTTACCCCGTAGATTCATACATGCATaattttttcagtgtttcctttAATTTTGGCTAGTTTATCAGAGAAAATGCACTGTTCTGTCTCTAGTTTGGACAATGCCTAAAGCAACAGGATGTCCTGCTCTACCCATAAGACGTGATGTGGAGTTAGCAGGTCACACAAATATGTGAGTAAGAGCTAATCCCATGCTAGCGTCATACTGTTTGACTTTGTCCTTAACGGCTCTAACACAGAAACTAGACTTTGACAACAACGTGCAGCTCTCCCTAACACTGGCAGCCTTGTCCTTGGGCCTGTGGTGGACATTCGACCGGTCCAGGAGTGGCTTTGGTTTGGGGATCACCACTGCCTTCCTAGCTACAGTCATCACACAGCTGCTGGTCTACAATGGAGTCTACCAGTAAGTTTGCTTTCATCTTCTGTCATAACACTGCGTTCAAATACAAGTTGTCCCGGTTTTGATGCTGTCTGCAATGATAAATCACGAGTGCTttgtcatcacacacacaacaaaaaattaTGTTGCTGGGCTTAAGTGCTAATTATATAACAATTATAGCTACAGTAAACCCCACCCTGGTGGGAATCAAGTAAATAAAGTACTTGGAAGTACTCCCCCCTGTGTGAttccataaaataaaacatgacagaTGATGCTTGACATACTGAGTTATATTTTGGGAAGTCCCCTTGTCTCTGGGAGCCCAATTAACAGGCCCTCCTACCCGCTTCAGCAGCATAACATcaaaaaaacacagctgagAAAAGAGACTGCTGCTCATGGTGAGAGCTTCAATAGGCAGCTGCAGCTCATGCTGACTAGACAAGGTAGAAAAAGCGAGGGAAGAATGAGGAGagataattatattttaattacattttcaagcacaacatgttttgtatgtttattttttattccccCACTCAGACATCTGTCTTTGGCATTGTGTTTAAGAGAGCGTTGTGTTTCTTACTCTGTGACATGGCATCTTATTTAACTTTGACCTCATAcaaagaggtcagaggtcaggatcATCTAGAGATCATCGTCATCATTAAACCTGCTCTACATTTATAAAGATCGATTTGATAGGATGATTtgggtttcttttttctttcaggtATACTTCTCCAGACTTCTTGTATGTACGCTCCTGGCTCCCATGCATATTCTTCTCAGGTGGTGTTACTGTGGGAAACATCGGACGTCAACTTGCCATGGTAAAGCCTGAAACCATTTTGATATGTAATCCTATAATTTAATGgtaaaaaaggaagaaaaatacagtatatttaaattatataaacaTGAGTTTGGCTGATTCCATTATTTTATGGTAAGGATGTAAGTTCACCTCAACCTGCTTTAAAAGAATAATTTAcctacaaattaagattttggACTGATACAGACATATTTACaaacaaaattttatttttcaactgtaaaatgttgtaATAGTGCATATCTCGGTCAATtctctaaaaaaaactattttgggAGTTCCTCATGAAAAAATGTCAGTTatgtgtttggttttctttattTACTATAAAATATTGATATCGGAATTGGCCTCCAAAATCCAATATCAGTCGGGCAACTTTGCATGTggctataacacacacacatatatacagtacatgtgtatttaaaaatacatgagTGAGCGCTGCTGTGTGTTGGCATTATcaagaaaaacataaatgagCAGAAGCTGTTGCAAAAATGGGACCAAAGTTGATATATGAACCCAAACAGATCATACATCACAATGCACATGTTCTAAAGACAACAGGCTCCAGGTCCCAAAGTTTAGTAATTGTCTCAGCATCTGCTAGTGTTTCCcctccatttaaaaaaaaataaaaaaaaaaaaaaaaatctgacagtGATCTTGGATTCTTGCTGTTTTGTGTTCCTAAACAACTGAACAAGAGTCAGAAAGTCATGAATACAGCTTGTCTTATATGTAACTAGGCACCTTTTTGGACAAAATAGATCTTGTGACAAACTTTTAAAGACCTAGTGGTACAGAATTGTGTTGCTGTACATGAGCAGAAGAAAGGGAACATTTAAATTCATTAtgtatttgacatttcattaagTTTAATAGCTTAAACGTTCTGTATCTGTAACATCTAAACGGCTACCAAACCAGTTGCAGTACAATAGTGGAATGTTTTATAGTTACAAGATACTCTTGATCTTGATCCAGAGGGTTTTTCCAGTTTGCCGAGATTATAAATCAGGGGTAAACACCTGTGATTCTGTGGGATGTTTTGAAAATTGTTGGTCTGTCGTATTTGCATAGCAGTACACATTTACAAGTATCAGCCTTCAAACATCTGTATTTGTTGAACTCCCCTGCACTCTGTCTAAACCGTGGAACATAAAAGGAGGACTTCAAAAGACTCCTCTGCGCCATGCATACTTTATTTTCAATTATTTGGCTGAACCACAACAGCTGATAACATTGTCAGATGGTTTAAAATTGTGCAAAGTGCATGGGACGCCCCCTTTTCTTTATAATTATCCCATCACGTCAGCTTTGATGTCTTCATTAAGCTTGTGCCCGGAAGCCTCACCTCATTCTGTCTGTAAAGTAAGAGCCCCGTCACTCCCTCAGTTTGACTCGGTGAAAGCGTGAAAGCAGATTAAGGGCTGTTGTTTTTCACAGTCGTGGCAGGACACAGAGCCAGTCAGGACTCGGCTGACCAGAGGGTCATTTGctacttgttgtttttgtttgtgatgaGGCCTGAGGAATGTTGGCACAAGTCTGTACTCGTGGTTttgttctctgtttttctctctttcgcTCCAGTGAGTCATTTATGAGAAGGATCAGGAGGAACATGAGACTTTTTGGGGGGGGATAAAGAGGTTACAATGCAACAATCTGTTTAGCAGCATAAACCATGcagaatgaaaaaacaaaaaaactagcATTGCTCTGTCCAGCTCTTGCGCTTATTTTATCTGCTTTAAAGCTGCATGACTTTaccattttatttgaaattacaGTCAGATGTGTAGTTTAATTGGAACCAATGACcaaatagaaaatatttaagCAGTAAGCAGTTTCCTCAAACAGTACTTTCTTCCTTTATTGTACAAAATGTTCAGCCGCCATTTGGGGTTAAAAAACAATCTTTCAATAGAATggaactgaaagaaaaaattagctttctttaaaaacaatattgGCACTTAGAGTAGTCCGGATTTGTCCATAATGCAGTAAACAGGTCCTTATTTACTTGAAAAGCTACTAATTGCCCACAGAGTTTGGTTTTTAGCTACGGTTTTTGAGTTTacaggaaacagaaactaatgtgttcatgtgtgatTCATGTCTTGAAAGTGAGTCACCTGAGGCTGTTTCCCCAAATCAATTTCCCtgtcatgaaaacaaaacaatagttTGAGTAATCAAGAAGATAAATGTACTTCAGTGCTTACATAAAATTGACTTTAGCCACTTCCAGGCAATAAAGCTGTTCTTTGATTTTGCTGTAAGCAACTGTGTGACTTTGTAACTACAAATATTCTAGCTGTTTTTCTAATTGCTGCATTACATTGAGTGCCTGATATGTTAATAACACCGTCTTGTCTGTCTCCCCTCAGGGCGGTGTAGAGAAACCCCACATGGACTAAACAACGGAAAGGCAGAAAACCAGGTGAAGGACAGCTGATGTAAAAATGGACAAGTTATGTGAAGAACGAGAAGAATAACAGGAGAAAAAAGACTCATTGTTTCGACTTCATCCTTTTGTTCTCATAACAAAGTGTGGGTCAGAAAAGCCCCTCATCTAATGTGCCATGTCCTCTGCTCCTCCTTGTGGCCAAATAGACTCTCCCTCCCACCTCTGTTGTACTCCATTAGCATTAAGGCTTCCTTCACACAAGACAGGAGAATggtgtttgcctttttttctctcgTTATTTTGAAGTGTTGACTGATTTTACTTTCACGCTGATGTATCTTCCTGCAGTTTATGGAGTGGAAGCGTGCGTGTGTGCTTTAGCATGGATGTATCCTGGTCTTGGCAGAGAAGACATGAGGCGGTGCTAaaagtctgttttatttttttattttttattagcaTGAATAGAATATAATCATAAAAGGGAAATGAGTGGgcaaaaaaaatgtcttcactCTCGCATAGAAATGTATTCAGCAGCCTCGGTTGCATCACTGAGACACAGGGGAGATGTATGTTCCCGGTCAAACCaaattaagtatttattttgtacattttgaattACCCCAAACCAACTGTACTTTATGTTTGATAATGAACGGTGGAATAGTTTTGACATTTGGTGAAATGTTTAGGATGTTGCTTCTCTTACTAAGAGTTAGATGTCATACCGCTCTGATATCTGTACAGTATGAATGTAGCCAAagtcagcagctggttagcttagcgcaaaaactggaaacagggggaaacagctagcctggctctgctgAAGGTAACAACATCCACTTACCAGCATCTATAAAGCTCACTAACTAATATGTTCGTTTTCGAATAAGCTAAGCTGAGTGGCTGCTGGCACTAGTTACTAGTtctatttaccatacagacacgagtggtattgatcttctcgtCTAAGTGGAATGCCTCCTTTAATGTGGTTATGAAACATATTGTAGAGGACAGTAGATGGAATGAAGAGAGATAGGAAATATGTAAAGGAGTGCCAACTACAAATTTGTACTTACTGATACTcatttgtgtacatataaatgaCAAGAGATATACTACACGTGTTAAGAAATTTGGAGCAGAAACTGCAAACTATTTAGGTTCCTCAATGGAAATTAGTCCTATTTACCTGTGAGTAGTATCACATTCACAGCTGTCAGTTAGCACAAGATCACACTTACTTTTTGGAAAACTATCCTGAGACCTTCCATTGTGTCTGCTGTTCCTGAGaagtttcacacacacagacaggactgtTGTAGGGAGAAGTAAGACATCAAAACATTAATTTGAAAGAAATGCCAGCATATgctcatttaatttttttcttaatcAGCTGAGTGAGGAAGGCCACCATGGTGGAGCGTGTTTTGAAAGAATGTATCAGGAATATACTACAACAATCTTTGCCAGCATCAGTGGTTACTGTTAAACCAGCTTAAAACACTTTTCCAGTGACAGGTGTTAAATGTCGGAGAACGGGCCTTTTTATTCCCATCgacaaacattttgctgtgtgaTTGTGCACATGTCCCACTTCACACTGTGTCTTCAAACTAGCGATAATAGCTTGGGAACATACACCGGTTGAAGGAGGGGGCAGGATATTATTAATTAAGATTTGCAATCTGTGATTGCCTGTGTATTATAGAATGTAGTGCTTTTGTCACTATAACAGTTAAGTTTTATCATTTCTACAATGACATTACTGCTTGTATGTACAATGGCTTGCCTATGTAATCAGATCAATACTAGACCTACAGTATGTTAGTTAGTGTTTGGGGGTCTAGAGGATTAAGTGCAATCAGAGTATACATGAGCCGATTATTCTtccttatttattattatttctgatgatggctaaaataaatataagttGTTGTAAATATATGCAGCGGGCATACTTCAAAAATAGCAATAACATCCTTGTTTTTTGTGAAcaagtttatttgtcaaaatacaCGCTTTTAGAGTCAATACCAATGAGAGAGAGaccgtaaaaaaaaaaatattgtgtcaAGCTGTTGTAAAAAGTCTCAAATAGTAGCATTATTGAAGGAaacctgatttatttttttaaatacttctTTATGGCAGATCACGTCAAGTTGAATCTGCTCACATTCAGGTGTGCTAAACTGAAGAGgaagctttatttttttgaggtGGTGAAGCACCTTTTGTTTCGATGTTTCGGagtttgtgtgtctgatatTTCCGCTGTGTATCATTTTTGCTACCATGGAtttaagtgaaaaataaaaaaacacctgaCAAGGACATCTGCATGTAGTCATCACTCACATATGCGACTGGATGAAGGGATGTAAAACTAGTTTATTATTCAAGATGAAAATAAGAattatgtatatactgtatattatttgtACAGTATCAATGATACTGATTGATATCCTTTCAgccagaaagaaaaaacagaacttAACACTCTCTAGCTTCCCTTCCAGTGATATAAACctgatacatacatacatacataacataCATAATGCAACTGAGCTTCAGCAAATGATTTTGCCTTGGATTAGACCCTAGCCTAATTACATGTCTGAACAGCTTCAGTAAAACAATAGCCCTCTTTTTTTGAAGGATTTCAAATGCGGCCGCAGCTCAATTGCACCCGAGCTTTCTGGGGTGCTGATGATGGCATTTGTTGTGTCTGCTGTCACGGCCAAGTTGAATAGATCAGGACACTCTTTTGTCTGGGGTCCCTGTCAGTCTCCAGAGGCATTATAATGTCCTCGGCTGCatctttcctctctctgctctcctctgcaAGACCCTTCCATCCGCCTCCGCCCTCCCAAAACCCCTGAAACTACCCCCCACCTCCTGTGTGTCACTGGGATCATGAGGAACTGggcctcctccctcctctgtctACCCCCTCTCTGAACACGCCTTTCTGGAGGGCAGACTTCTATTTATACCTAGCGGGGGACTGACAGTTAACCTTTTGCACTGGGGGAAATTTCTGGGAGTGGGGCCAATATCTGTGGGCTGTTCTGAATGAACCCCTCGTTCTGgggtatctatctatctatctgtctatctatctatctgtctgttctctccttctctctatGTATCTATgggtctgtctctctctctctctctctctctgaatctatgggtctgtctctctctctctctctgacaggcCAACGATCCAGCGCCACACGCCACTTCTTCTTCGCTCTCCCTTCTCTTtcagtctcctcctcttctcggGCAAAATAATTGGCCGGGCTTCAACCTCCTTTCATTACCAGCCACAGCACACTGAAAGACTCCATTAGAGCGCCTCCTTATTGCCAAAAACaaccccctctctcttccttgtaCTCTCTCTATCCTTCCTTCAAGGCGAGAAGACAGGCCGGGGCACATCTGATCTATTGATTTGAGCCATCTATAGGTTCTCCTGCTAGACTCTTCAATTTCACCTCCTCACAGCACCATTGCGTTTTGTCAGGTCTGTTATTGAGCCTCTAATTTGATGCTGTGAGTCAACTGCCAGTAAACATGAAGACAGtgatgttaacatttaacaactTATAAAATATAACAGGCTGCACAGTGCCTACCTTCTATAAAAGTCATTTGAAGATAACAAGCAGAGGACCACCAGTGGGGTCAGTCAGTACAGACTCGTGCTGCGCAGTCAAACATTGCTCAAATCCACACaggtttattttaaattctagcAAAGAAAGATACCAAATGTCAGGATACATTTTGGGAAACGTATCTAAAACAAGGTACAAGGCATCTAGAATATTGCCATTTGAAGCAAAGGTAGATATACTGATAGAATACTGTGTATGTGCTACTTAAGAGGAATCTTTAAATCATGTCTTTCTTAAAATAAGTGGAAAATTGTGTCTTTTTGGTGGATTTATGCAGCCTTTCCCCAATGGAATTTGTTGTGAGACTTTTCTTGACATGATATCTCAAAAAGGAGGATCACTACTAAGCTAATGTCACATAAAATTATTGATTTGCATAGTTAACAACTATGCTGTTTACGCACAAGTAATATTTTAATACTCAATATTAAACTACTTTTGTGATTTAAATATGTGATTAGGTTGTTTTCTTTCTGGCTTCATTTGCATTTACAATTTTACACAGCAGAAAACAGCAGACATGCAAAATCGTcaaaattgttattttgtgtaaaaaaaaaaaaaaaaacatctatttaGATTtcatagaaagaaagaaagaaaacatattaGAACATAAAAACAGTGATACACATTCAGAGATCTGggtcaaataaaatcaaaaacacaaaataacctTGAAAGACTCATAATAATCCTATCAAAGTAAAAATAGTACCAGACCTCAAAATACCCATTAAAACCTTTAGCTAATATACATTCATGTGAGCCAATGACTGTCATCcactttaaattactttttcaaaCATTTGTATAATAATTTCTTCTCACCTTCAGCGGTTTCTGACTCAGACTTTGTGGACACAGGTGGTCTGACTCCCTCTGAAGTCTGTTGTAAACTTCCTAGCAGAGGGAGCTGCTGTCCCCTCACTCTGCCTGACACATGCATTTAAAAGCATCTCAGGTGCTTTTATCTTGACAAGTGTTTGCTTTGACTCACGCTCCTACTCTGGAGCCAAAATGATGTTTGGTCCTTTGGGACCAAGTAAAATCTAAGCaacttgttttaatgttgaaaagTTAAATACAATGTATGGAAAGATATTAAAAGGCACACATTCTTTCTATTGAGTAGTGATTGCTTTTGTTACCACCAGATGACAGTATTTATCCTCTTAGGTTGTCTGGACAGTATTACCCAGACATCTATGGACTCCTAGTGGAGGGACAAGGACCAGCAGGGTCTTGCTAGGCAAAAACCTATTCACCCAACTACTTTTATGAATACTAATTAAGGTAAATCTCCTGAGCCTTTAGACAAAACATAGATAGAGTGTATTTAATTGATCTAAAATAACAAACTCCATGTTTAAAAATGCATGTTCAAGTGTGCAAATGCTGCATACAAAAGAGGGAGAAAACTTCAAATCATatcagtaaatgttttttttaaaatacagattttACTTAAAGCCTCTCAAAATGCACTGATGAACATAAAAATTCAGATTCAAAA encodes:
- the insig1 gene encoding insulin-induced gene 1 protein — translated: MNRSGFSLDQILNTSGDQAQKCQMPRLEDHCWSCSCASRVETKHSSEANWLASKAEEMMSIITSVLRSAYGSLHNVRTANLIRRGLVLFTVGAFLALVLNLLQIQRHVTLFPEEVMTTLFSSAWWIPPCCGTGAAVVGLLYPCLDSHLGEPHKFKREWASVMRCIAVFVGINHASVKLDFDNNVQLSLTLAALSLGLWWTFDRSRSGFGLGITTAFLATVITQLLVYNGVYQYTSPDFLYVRSWLPCIFFSGGVTVGNIGRQLAMGGVEKPHMD